The following coding sequences lie in one Deltaproteobacteria bacterium genomic window:
- a CDS encoding ATP-binding cassette domain-containing protein: MSLDLQSAAVSPSATALPSELVAEGLVRRFAGRTVVDHVSLEVRRGEVLALLGPNGAGKSTLMRLLVGALRPEGGRVILGGEDVTRLPLHLRGRRGLGYLPQEPSAFTGLSVEDNLALVLELRGQPRAAGEAALALFELEPRRNQRASTLSGGERRRLELARLLCTRPTVALLDEPFAGLDPRAAEQLALHIARLAEHGVGVLLADHRAEQALAICHRACLLVDGRVAVCGSPKELWSDSSAQRAYFGSLAPYVGSGAWH; the protein is encoded by the coding sequence ATGTCCCTTGACCTGCAGAGCGCGGCCGTTTCCCCGAGCGCCACGGCCTTGCCGTCCGAGCTCGTGGCCGAGGGTCTCGTGCGACGCTTCGCGGGGCGGACCGTCGTGGACCACGTCTCGCTCGAGGTGCGCCGGGGCGAGGTCCTGGCCCTGCTCGGGCCGAACGGGGCGGGCAAGTCCACGCTCATGCGGCTGCTCGTGGGAGCGCTCCGCCCCGAGGGGGGCCGGGTGATCCTGGGAGGCGAGGACGTGACGCGGCTGCCGCTGCACCTGCGCGGCCGGCGGGGCCTCGGCTATCTGCCGCAGGAGCCGAGTGCCTTCACCGGACTCTCCGTCGAGGACAACCTCGCTCTCGTGCTCGAGCTGCGGGGCCAGCCCCGCGCCGCGGGAGAGGCCGCCCTCGCGCTCTTCGAGCTCGAGCCCCGTCGGAACCAGCGGGCCTCGACGCTGAGCGGCGGCGAGCGGCGTCGTCTCGAGCTGGCGCGGCTCCTTTGCACGCGGCCGACCGTGGCGCTGCTCGACGAGCCCTTCGCGGGGCTCGATCCGCGGGCTGCCGAGCAGCTCGCGCTTCACATCGCGCGCCTCGCCGAGCACGGCGTGGGCGTGCTGCTGGCGGACCACCGGGCCGAACAGGCCCTCGCCATCTGTCACAGGGCGTGTCTTCTGGTGGACGGGCGTGTTGCGGTCTGTGGCAGCCCCAAGGAACTGTGGAGCGATTCATCGGCGCAACGAGCGTACTTCGGCTCGCTCGCGCCCTACGTCGGGAGTGGCGCATGGCACTAG
- the rpoN gene encoding RNA polymerase factor sigma-54 has protein sequence MALEIKQQLKISQQLKMTPQLQQAIKLLQLSRMELVELVRQEMVENPVLEEGSEQQDSVTHASLVGEDRRSTDMALEGLDAEARPEVHHEVTNEVKGDGAQAVGEIDWDTYLEHHSLAPPMPGYRGGSEEMPSLESTLTRKPSLFDHLAWQLKLTDLDEDEEQLGLLILGNLDAAGYLTEAPIEELAAEVGMRLDEAEDVLRRIQNFDPIGVASRNLQECLLLQAKLAGQDDEIVVRIIRDHMGNLEKKNYQAIAKDLDQPLEEIYEAVKVIASFDPKPGRLYAEEEPVYITPDVYVHKIGDKYFVVPNDDGLPKLKISNFYRSALAGGAQARQYVQDKLRSAQWLIRSIQQRQRTIIRVTESIIKFQREFFDKGINFLKPLILRDVAEDIQMHESTISRVTTNKYVHTPQGIFELKYFFNSGINCTDGDEIASESVKSKIKDLIGKEDQKRPFSDQRIVELLRDQSIDIARRTVAKYREQLGILSSSKRKQVF, from the coding sequence ATGGCACTAGAGATCAAGCAACAGCTCAAGATTTCGCAGCAGCTCAAGATGACGCCGCAGCTCCAGCAGGCGATCAAGCTGCTGCAGCTCTCCCGCATGGAGCTGGTCGAGCTCGTGCGGCAGGAGATGGTGGAAAACCCGGTGCTCGAGGAGGGCTCCGAGCAGCAGGACTCCGTGACGCACGCCTCCCTGGTCGGGGAGGACCGGCGCTCGACGGACATGGCGCTCGAGGGCCTCGACGCCGAAGCGCGCCCGGAGGTCCACCACGAGGTGACCAACGAGGTGAAGGGGGACGGGGCCCAGGCGGTCGGCGAGATCGACTGGGACACCTACCTCGAGCACCACTCCCTCGCGCCGCCGATGCCCGGCTACCGCGGCGGCTCCGAGGAGATGCCGTCGCTCGAGAGCACCCTGACGCGCAAGCCCTCGCTCTTCGACCACCTCGCCTGGCAGCTCAAGCTGACCGACCTCGACGAGGACGAGGAGCAGCTCGGGCTGCTCATCCTCGGCAACCTCGACGCCGCCGGGTATCTCACCGAGGCGCCCATCGAGGAGCTCGCGGCCGAGGTGGGGATGCGGCTCGACGAGGCCGAGGACGTGCTCCGCCGGATCCAGAACTTCGATCCGATCGGCGTCGCCTCCCGCAACCTGCAGGAGTGCCTGCTGCTCCAGGCCAAGCTGGCCGGCCAGGACGACGAGATCGTGGTGCGCATCATTCGCGACCACATGGGCAACCTCGAGAAGAAGAACTACCAGGCCATCGCCAAGGACCTGGACCAGCCGCTCGAGGAGATCTACGAGGCCGTGAAGGTCATCGCCTCCTTCGACCCCAAGCCCGGGCGGCTCTACGCCGAGGAGGAGCCAGTCTACATCACGCCGGACGTCTACGTGCACAAGATCGGCGACAAGTACTTCGTGGTGCCGAACGACGACGGGCTGCCGAAGCTGAAGATCTCCAACTTCTACCGTTCGGCGCTGGCCGGCGGGGCCCAGGCGCGGCAGTACGTGCAGGACAAGCTCCGCTCCGCGCAGTGGCTGATCCGCAGCATCCAGCAGCGGCAGCGCACGATCATTCGCGTGACGGAGAGCATCATCAAGTTCCAGCGCGAGTTCTTCGACAAGGGGATAAACTTCCTCAAACCGCTCATCTTGCGGGACGTGGCCGAAGACATCCAGATGCACGAGTCGACGATCAGCCGCGTGACCACGAACAAGTACGTACACACGCCGCAGGGGATCTTCGAGCTCAAGTACTTCTTCAACTCCGGCATCAACTGCACCGACGGCGACGAGATCGCCAGCGAGAGCGTGAAGAGCAAGATCAAGGACCTCATCGGGAAGGAGGACCAGAAGCGGCCATTCAGCGACCAGCGCATCGTCGAGCTGCTGAGGGATCAGAGCATCGACATCGCCCGTCGGACGGTGGCCAAATACCGGGAGCAACTCGGCATCCTGAGCTCATCGAAGCGCAAACAGGTTTTCTAA
- the raiA gene encoding ribosome-associated translation inhibitor RaiA: protein MQLSVTFRHMEPSEAIKQYAAEKVEKIRKFIPEPIRAQVVFSSERHLHQVDVLITLHNGIALKGKETTDNVFSAIDLVTDKIERQVRKYKTRIQNHRPVPGPVLPVQHEVHEPDGADDVAATEPAEERRVIRRSHFDAKPMSTEDAIMQLELLHTAFLVFVDAATHSVNVVYKRDDGYGLIETKQAAGEPG, encoded by the coding sequence ATGCAACTTTCCGTCACCTTCCGTCATATGGAGCCTTCCGAGGCGATCAAGCAGTACGCCGCCGAGAAGGTGGAGAAGATCAGAAAATTCATCCCCGAGCCGATCCGCGCACAGGTGGTCTTCTCCTCGGAGCGGCACCTGCACCAGGTGGATGTCCTCATCACCTTGCACAACGGCATCGCGCTCAAGGGCAAAGAGACGACGGACAACGTCTTCTCGGCGATCGACCTCGTCACCGACAAGATCGAGCGCCAGGTGCGGAAGTACAAGACCCGCATCCAGAACCACCGGCCGGTCCCCGGTCCGGTCCTTCCCGTGCAGCACGAGGTCCACGAGCCCGACGGGGCCGACGACGTCGCTGCCACGGAGCCGGCGGAGGAGCGACGCGTCATCCGGCGTTCGCACTTCGATGCCAAGCCGATGTCCACGGAAGACGCGATCATGCAGCTCGAACTGCTGCACACCGCGTTTCTGGTGTTCGTGGACGCGGCCACGCATTCGGTGAACGTGGTCTACAAGCGCGACGACGGGTATGGTTTGATCGAGACCAAGCAGGCGGCAGGCGAGCCGGGCTAG
- the rapZ gene encoding RNase adapter RapZ, with amino-acid sequence MKPLHTIIITGVSGGGKTTALHAVEDLGFYCVDNLPLPLLSDFLQTMQAEPSVDRVALVVDARLRKHIEDYALAYLALRSSGHIMEVIYLDAQDDVLVRRFSETRRPHPLATIDLRAGFEEERRLLAPLRAEATLALDTTGMTVHGLKQLVQDRYAHDGSRLGISLVSFGFRYGVPTQADLVLDVRFLPNPFFVEQLRPLAGTERAVSDYVLSAPDTAEFVERLDGLLGFLLPRYEAEGKVYLTIALGCTGGKHRSVALAEEFAKRLAPHWSVRVRHRDVDRDR; translated from the coding sequence ATGAAACCATTACATACGATCATCATCACGGGTGTCTCCGGGGGGGGCAAGACGACCGCCTTGCACGCCGTGGAAGACCTCGGCTTCTACTGCGTGGACAACCTGCCGCTGCCCCTCCTGTCGGACTTCCTGCAGACCATGCAGGCGGAGCCGTCGGTGGACCGCGTGGCGCTGGTCGTGGATGCGCGCCTGCGGAAGCACATCGAGGACTACGCGCTCGCCTACCTCGCCCTGCGCTCGTCGGGGCACATCATGGAGGTGATCTACCTCGACGCGCAGGACGACGTGCTCGTACGGCGCTTCTCCGAGACGCGGCGGCCCCACCCACTGGCCACGATCGACCTGCGGGCCGGCTTCGAGGAGGAGCGGCGGCTGCTCGCACCGCTGCGCGCGGAGGCAACCCTGGCCCTCGACACCACGGGCATGACGGTCCACGGGCTGAAGCAGCTCGTGCAGGACCGGTACGCCCACGACGGCTCGAGGCTCGGTATCTCATTGGTATCGTTCGGCTTCAGGTATGGGGTACCCACGCAGGCCGATTTGGTGCTAGATGTCCGCTTCCTGCCCAACCCGTTCTTCGTGGAGCAGCTCCGGCCGCTCGCGGGGACGGAGAGGGCGGTCTCGGACTACGTACTGAGCGCGCCGGACACCGCGGAATTCGTCGAACGACTGGACGGGCTCCTGGGTTTCCTGCTCCCACGGTACGAGGCCGAGGGGAAGGTGTATTTGACCATTGCGCTTGGGTGCACGGGGGGCAAGCACCGGTCGGTGGCGTTGGCGGAGGAGTTCGCGAAGCGACTTGCTCCACATTGGTCCGTCAGGGTCCGGCATCGCGACGTGGATCGCGACCGGTAG
- a CDS encoding HPr family phosphocarrier protein, producing the protein MEVEQTFVIPNEQGLHARAATRLVQTLSRFRAEVELEKAGQRADGKSIVEVLMLVASKGSTVHVRSRGEEAHAALAALDGLIRARFGEH; encoded by the coding sequence GTGGAGGTCGAGCAGACATTTGTCATTCCAAACGAGCAGGGGCTGCACGCGCGCGCCGCGACGCGGCTCGTTCAGACGCTGAGCAGATTCAGGGCCGAGGTGGAGCTGGAGAAGGCGGGGCAACGCGCGGACGGAAAAAGCATCGTGGAGGTGTTGATGCTCGTGGCGAGCAAGGGCTCGACGGTTCACGTGCGGAGTCGGGGGGAGGAGGCCCACGCGGCGCTCGCGGCCCTGGATGGGCTCATCCGCGCGCGCTTCGGCGAACACTAG
- the ptsP gene encoding phosphoenolpyruvate--protein phosphotransferase, with protein sequence MGPACVRAHLGEAIPRYTITSAEVAAEQGRLRSALRETDRQLDGIKQQVTRLGGDTLILEAYQLMLRDAYLVEHALKHIADDRVNAEWAIHRTVEGITRVFDQVENPFFRERAKDVHFVAEHLLVNLLGGAPAAPRAPEGGIVVAHDLSAADVVELRRRGVVGIVLEAGGSTSHTAIMARSLGLAMVAGVREALSLVREGDPLIVDGGAGEVIARPDAQARSAYEAQRSERAEAAMRRTRSRELPGETRDGTRVRLMANVELPEEVGAAVGHGAEGIGLYRTEFLLLGRSDWPTEGDQLAEAREVLRLAEGRAVTFRTFDLGSDKFRLPGAAEEANPAMGLRSLRLCLAEPEGFKAQLRGLLRAGQEGSLRILLPMVSGIEELRAAAAILDACVAELGLSGRPPLGVMVELPSAALTADFLAPEVDFFSVGTNDLIQYTLGVDRLNDRVNYLYHPMHPAILRLIHQVLVAGARHDKPVAVCGEMAGDPALALVLVGLGVRELSMNGAAIPEVKELLGRVTIGYAEQVAARLLSCSTAAEAAAEVERAAAEVAPSRRPRHAAGERS encoded by the coding sequence ATGGGGCCCGCCTGCGTGCGGGCGCATCTCGGCGAGGCGATCCCGCGCTACACGATCACTTCCGCCGAGGTGGCCGCGGAGCAAGGGCGACTCCGCTCCGCGCTGCGCGAGACGGACCGGCAGCTCGACGGCATCAAGCAGCAGGTGACGCGTCTGGGCGGGGACACGCTGATCCTCGAGGCCTACCAGCTCATGCTCCGCGACGCGTACCTCGTGGAGCACGCGCTCAAGCACATCGCCGACGACCGGGTCAACGCCGAGTGGGCCATTCACCGCACGGTGGAGGGGATCACGCGCGTCTTCGACCAGGTGGAAAATCCCTTCTTCCGCGAGCGCGCGAAGGACGTGCACTTCGTCGCAGAGCACCTGCTCGTAAACCTCCTCGGCGGGGCACCTGCGGCCCCGCGCGCTCCGGAGGGGGGCATCGTGGTGGCGCACGACCTGTCCGCGGCCGACGTGGTGGAGCTTCGGCGCCGCGGAGTGGTCGGGATCGTCCTCGAGGCGGGTGGGTCGACCTCGCACACGGCGATCATGGCGCGCTCGCTCGGCCTCGCCATGGTGGCGGGGGTGCGCGAGGCGCTCTCGCTCGTGCGCGAGGGCGACCCGCTGATCGTGGACGGAGGGGCGGGGGAGGTCATCGCGCGGCCCGACGCGCAGGCGCGATCGGCGTACGAAGCCCAGCGGAGCGAGCGGGCCGAGGCCGCGATGCGTCGAACGCGAAGCCGCGAGCTCCCGGGCGAGACGCGCGACGGGACGCGCGTGCGGCTCATGGCCAACGTGGAGCTTCCCGAGGAGGTCGGGGCCGCGGTGGGCCACGGCGCCGAGGGGATCGGCCTCTATCGCACCGAGTTTCTGCTGCTCGGGCGAAGCGACTGGCCGACCGAAGGTGACCAGCTCGCGGAGGCTCGCGAGGTGTTGCGCCTGGCCGAGGGGCGCGCGGTTACCTTCCGGACCTTCGACCTCGGCAGCGACAAGTTCCGCCTGCCGGGGGCCGCGGAAGAGGCCAACCCGGCGATGGGGCTGCGCTCGCTGCGCCTGTGCCTCGCCGAGCCCGAGGGGTTCAAGGCGCAGCTTCGCGGCTTGCTCCGCGCGGGGCAAGAGGGGTCGCTGCGCATCCTCTTGCCGATGGTGAGCGGCATCGAGGAGCTGCGGGCCGCCGCGGCGATCCTCGACGCGTGCGTGGCCGAGCTCGGTCTCTCGGGCCGGCCGCCCCTCGGGGTGATGGTCGAGCTCCCCTCGGCGGCCCTCACAGCCGACTTCCTGGCTCCGGAGGTGGACTTCTTTTCGGTAGGCACGAACGACCTGATCCAGTACACCTTGGGCGTCGACAGACTGAACGACCGCGTCAACTACTTGTATCATCCCATGCACCCAGCCATCCTGCGCCTCATCCATCAGGTGCTCGTGGCGGGCGCACGTCACGACAAGCCCGTGGCGGTGTGCGGAGAAATGGCGGGCGATCCGGCCCTGGCCCTCGTGCTCGTGGGTCTCGGCGTGCGGGAGCTGAGCATGAACGGTGCTGCGATCCCCGAGGTGAAGGAGCTGCTGGGGCGCGTCACGATCGGATACGCCGAGCAGGTCGCCGCGCGTCTCCTCTCGTGCTCCACGGCGGCCGAGGCCGCAGCCGAGGTCGAGCGCGCTGCGGCCGAGGTCGCTCCGTCGCGTCGCCCGCGCCACGCGGCGGGAGAGCGCTCATGA
- a CDS encoding GNAT family N-acetyltransferase, which produces MKALIDGPARASDDAADRTGVAEATDDPGWVIRSASESDFSRVQELWRQSDELHGRLRPDFFAAEPPLRSARELRELLGGRSGRLLVADAEGDVVGMLRVQIFDTPSEPFMARRRRGHVDELVVDEKFRRLGLGRALMDAAAHFCRERGAEQLVLTVWAGNDAAERFYRSLGYGEVSRVMSLDLRAR; this is translated from the coding sequence ATGAAAGCTCTCATCGACGGCCCCGCTCGCGCTTCGGACGACGCGGCGGACCGGACCGGGGTGGCCGAGGCGACCGACGACCCAGGTTGGGTCATCCGCTCCGCGTCCGAGTCGGACTTCTCGCGGGTGCAGGAGCTCTGGCGCCAGAGCGACGAGCTGCACGGGAGGCTGCGCCCGGACTTCTTCGCGGCGGAGCCACCGCTCCGCTCGGCGCGCGAGCTGCGCGAGCTGCTCGGCGGCCGCTCGGGACGCCTGCTCGTGGCCGACGCCGAGGGCGACGTCGTCGGGATGCTCCGCGTCCAGATCTTCGACACCCCCTCCGAGCCCTTCATGGCGCGGCGGCGGCGGGGGCACGTGGACGAGCTCGTCGTGGACGAGAAGTTCCGGCGGCTCGGTCTCGGGCGGGCGCTCATGGATGCGGCGGCGCACTTCTGTCGCGAGCGGGGAGCCGAGCAGCTCGTCCTCACCGTGTGGGCGGGGAACGACGCGGCGGAGAGGTTCTACCGCTCTCTCGGGTACGGCGAGGTGAGCCGGGTGATGAGTTTGGACCTCCGGGCGCGTTAG
- a CDS encoding PD40 domain-containing protein encodes MTRPTVRRVVVLLGFLCGLGPPAAIRAADPSQRWFTLETPHFYVHYYRSVRHDLRAAAQNVARSAELAHRVLAPIFRHAPRERTHIVVTDDTDGANGSAQVVPYNVIRAYVTGPDSLSSLNDYDHWMYGLIAHEYAHILHIDTIHGLPRLVNAIFGKSWAPNQLQPRWFIEGLATHHESARTAGGRVRSSIFDMHLRAAVLEGRFLTFDQISSSTRYYPRGVVPYLYGSRFLKYLADRFGEDALARVSHIYGGEGGTATRGALPYQLNRVAQAVFGRTFAELYADFTEYLRRVYALQRGLVARRGVTASVKVTDHGESCQAPRLSDDGRELVFVHDDGHDRTYVTVLDTATGREVERVQSLGGDTTSFTPDRRFLVYEQPAVWRSFYSYHDLYVRRRSAGTVRRLTFGERARDPVVSPDGRTVVYVANELGDHRLKAVSFDGGRPRLLLAGANGDQFFGPRFSPDGRRVVFSRWRAGGLRDIQILDLTTRKLEDVTRDRALDVDPHFSPDGRRVYFSSDRTGIFNVYRYDLDARRLRQVTNVLGGAFTPAVTPDERTLYYVGFSARGYDLHRMELREERLLEPLPYVDTRPAPVKVPAGPDYPARPYSPLGTLYPRSWFFSVGSDAYGTTLGLNVRGGDVAGWHSYAVNASASVTRGYPSYALTYGYGRLWPALRLDTSRYESPRGGLVVDGQRRNYREQGYSLGASVGLPVLRLPLHTVSLSLGYRASWMRHADADREELLVRPGMMSPQYPEVGFLSGISFGATYRNVERYTWSVSTERGRQVSLSMRADHAAFGSDYFVAQLNWSWTEYIPMPWRRDHVLALGFGGGIGRGDLRRRGIFFLGGFPEQNLVTALLDQSSVGGLFLRGYAPGTVAGDQYHLMNAEYRFPLFNIEKGVSSLPIYANHVHLAAFCDVGNAFFGHLKPSELKVGVGGEVLLEGVMFYVLPMTLRVGYAKGLMEEGSHEFHVLLGNPF; translated from the coding sequence ATGACGCGTCCGACGGTGCGACGGGTCGTCGTGCTCCTCGGCTTCCTCTGCGGCCTCGGGCCGCCCGCGGCAATTCGAGCCGCCGACCCGAGCCAGCGCTGGTTCACTCTCGAGACGCCGCACTTCTACGTGCACTACTACCGCAGCGTGCGGCACGACCTTCGGGCCGCGGCGCAGAACGTCGCGCGGTCGGCCGAGCTCGCGCACCGGGTGCTGGCCCCCATCTTTCGCCACGCCCCGCGCGAGCGCACGCACATCGTCGTCACCGACGACACCGACGGAGCCAACGGGTCGGCCCAGGTAGTGCCCTACAACGTGATCCGCGCCTACGTCACTGGCCCGGACTCGCTGAGCAGCCTGAACGACTACGACCACTGGATGTACGGGCTCATCGCCCACGAGTACGCGCACATCCTGCACATCGACACGATCCACGGCCTTCCGCGGCTCGTGAACGCCATCTTCGGCAAGAGCTGGGCCCCGAACCAGCTCCAGCCGCGCTGGTTCATCGAGGGGCTCGCGACGCACCACGAGTCCGCGCGGACGGCCGGCGGACGCGTGCGTTCCAGCATCTTCGACATGCACCTGCGGGCCGCCGTGCTCGAGGGAAGGTTTCTGACCTTCGACCAGATCAGCTCCTCGACCCGCTACTACCCGCGCGGCGTGGTCCCCTACCTCTACGGCAGCCGCTTCCTGAAGTACCTCGCGGACCGGTTTGGCGAGGACGCGCTCGCGCGGGTGAGCCACATCTACGGGGGCGAGGGGGGGACTGCCACGCGCGGGGCGCTCCCTTACCAGCTGAACCGCGTCGCGCAGGCCGTCTTCGGTAGGACCTTCGCCGAGCTCTACGCGGACTTCACCGAGTACCTGAGGCGAGTCTACGCGCTCCAGCGGGGACTCGTCGCGCGGCGGGGGGTCACGGCCTCGGTGAAGGTCACCGACCACGGCGAGAGCTGCCAGGCGCCCCGCCTCTCCGACGACGGGCGCGAGCTGGTCTTCGTCCACGACGACGGTCACGACCGAACCTACGTGACGGTGCTCGACACCGCGACGGGGCGCGAGGTGGAGCGCGTCCAGAGCCTCGGCGGAGACACCACCTCGTTCACACCCGATCGGCGCTTCCTGGTCTACGAACAGCCGGCGGTCTGGCGCAGCTTCTACAGCTACCACGATCTGTACGTGCGCCGGCGCTCGGCCGGCACGGTCCGGCGCCTGACCTTCGGCGAGCGCGCGCGGGACCCGGTCGTCTCTCCCGACGGTCGCACGGTGGTGTACGTGGCGAACGAACTCGGGGACCACCGGCTCAAGGCCGTCTCCTTCGACGGCGGCAGACCGCGCCTGCTTCTCGCCGGCGCGAACGGGGACCAGTTCTTCGGGCCGCGCTTCAGCCCCGACGGTCGGCGCGTCGTCTTCTCGCGCTGGAGGGCGGGGGGGCTTCGCGACATCCAGATCCTGGACCTCACGACGAGGAAGCTCGAGGACGTGACGCGGGACCGCGCGCTCGACGTGGACCCTCACTTCTCGCCCGACGGCCGTCGCGTCTACTTCAGCTCGGACCGCACGGGGATCTTCAACGTGTATCGCTACGACCTGGACGCGCGGCGCCTGCGGCAGGTCACGAACGTCCTCGGCGGGGCCTTCACGCCGGCCGTCACGCCCGACGAGCGCACGCTCTACTACGTCGGCTTCTCGGCCAGGGGCTACGACCTCCACCGCATGGAGCTGCGGGAGGAGCGCCTCCTCGAGCCTCTGCCGTACGTGGACACGCGGCCCGCCCCGGTGAAGGTCCCCGCGGGGCCCGACTACCCCGCGCGCCCGTACAGTCCGCTCGGCACGCTCTACCCGCGCTCCTGGTTCTTCTCGGTGGGGAGCGACGCGTACGGCACGACCCTCGGGCTGAACGTCCGCGGGGGCGACGTGGCGGGCTGGCACAGCTACGCGGTCAACGCCTCGGCCAGCGTGACCAGAGGCTATCCGAGCTACGCCCTGACGTACGGCTACGGGCGCCTCTGGCCTGCGCTGCGCCTCGACACCTCGCGCTACGAGAGCCCCCGCGGCGGCCTCGTCGTGGACGGGCAGCGCCGCAACTACCGCGAGCAGGGCTACAGCCTCGGCGCTTCGGTCGGGCTACCGGTCCTCAGGCTCCCGTTGCACACGGTGTCGCTGTCGCTCGGCTACCGCGCGAGCTGGATGCGGCACGCCGACGCGGATCGCGAGGAGCTCCTCGTGCGGCCCGGGATGATGAGTCCCCAGTACCCCGAGGTGGGCTTCCTCTCGGGGATCTCCTTCGGCGCCACCTACCGGAACGTCGAACGCTACACCTGGTCGGTGAGCACCGAGCGGGGAAGGCAGGTCAGCCTGTCGATGCGCGCCGACCACGCCGCCTTCGGCAGCGACTACTTCGTGGCCCAGCTCAACTGGAGCTGGACCGAGTACATCCCCATGCCGTGGCGACGCGACCACGTGCTGGCGCTGGGCTTCGGCGGCGGCATCGGTCGCGGCGACCTGCGGCGGCGCGGGATCTTCTTCCTCGGCGGCTTCCCGGAGCAGAACCTCGTGACCGCGCTCCTCGACCAGTCGTCGGTGGGCGGGCTCTTCTTGCGCGGCTACGCGCCCGGTACGGTGGCTGGCGACCAGTATCACCTGATGAACGCGGAGTACCGCTTCCCGCTCTTCAACATCGAGAAGGGGGTGTCGTCGCTGCCGATCTACGCCAACCACGTGCACCTCGCGGCCTTCTGCGACGTGGGCAACGCCTTCTTCGGCCACCTGAAGCCGTCGGAGCTGAAGGTGGGCGTCGGGGGGGAGGTGCTGCTCGAAGGCGTGATGTTCTACGTGTTGCCGATGACGCTGCGCGTAGGGTATGCGAAGGGGCTGATGGAAGAGGGGAGCCACGAGTTCCACGTGCTCCTCGGAAATCCCTTCTGA
- a CDS encoding TlpA family protein disulfide reductase yields the protein MIGKRLAAYTIVVALAGGLVTFYVRAVRSTRGVEANACRAMEPETQDTPAPGFTLTDLAGKKQSLSDHKGKAVLLHFWFTDCPPCLEELPSLLRMQSQLVGRKDFTLLTVSVDDSASKVKEFIAKNHVAGLSILHDAERRVPARYGTEKFPESYLIDREGRIRYRFVNQRNWTSAPALACIQSVLN from the coding sequence ATGATCGGAAAGCGCCTCGCCGCCTACACCATCGTGGTCGCCCTCGCCGGCGGCCTTGTGACCTTCTACGTCCGGGCCGTCCGCAGCACGCGAGGCGTCGAAGCCAACGCCTGCCGCGCGATGGAGCCGGAGACCCAGGACACTCCGGCGCCCGGCTTCACGCTGACGGACCTCGCAGGCAAGAAGCAGAGCCTCTCCGATCACAAGGGCAAGGCCGTGCTCCTCCACTTCTGGTTCACGGATTGTCCACCCTGCCTCGAGGAGCTCCCCTCGCTCCTCCGCATGCAGTCGCAGCTCGTGGGACGCAAGGACTTCACGCTCCTGACGGTGAGCGTGGACGACTCGGCCAGCAAGGTGAAGGAGTTCATCGCCAAGAACCACGTGGCGGGCCTGAGCATTCTGCACGACGCCGAACGGCGCGTCCCGGCGCGCTACGGCACGGAGAAGTTTCCCGAGAGCTACCTCATCGACCGCGAGGGACGCATTCGCTACCGGTTCGTGAACCAGCGCAACTGGACGAGCGCCCCGGCGCTGGCCTGCATCCAGTCCGTCCTGAACTGA
- a CDS encoding thioredoxin domain-containing protein codes for MTIKVPVVAGVLGMSTLGIVAFLAYRQKHPEELAPAGAAERAVRVPVALGSSPSVGPADAPVTIVEFADFYCRYCAKNVRTRQDILARYPKGVRWVFKQYPRDDLPGRAALAAHAQGKFLAYADRLYELQGKLERADLERVAQVVGLDQARFRAALDSPQGIAEVKADADLARTLKVRGTPGFFINGRRFEGYWPTLFFERIVLEELGRARLELARRGG; via the coding sequence ATGACGATCAAGGTGCCGGTCGTGGCCGGCGTGCTCGGGATGTCGACGCTGGGCATCGTGGCGTTTCTGGCCTACCGGCAGAAGCACCCCGAGGAGCTCGCGCCGGCGGGGGCCGCGGAGCGAGCGGTGCGCGTGCCGGTGGCCCTGGGCAGCAGCCCCTCCGTCGGGCCGGCGGACGCGCCGGTGACGATCGTGGAGTTTGCGGACTTCTACTGCCGTTATTGCGCGAAGAACGTGCGCACGAGGCAGGATATCCTGGCGCGCTACCCGAAGGGGGTGCGGTGGGTCTTCAAGCAGTATCCGCGGGACGACCTTCCCGGCCGGGCCGCCCTCGCCGCGCACGCGCAGGGGAAGTTCCTCGCCTACGCGGACAGGCTCTACGAGCTGCAGGGGAAGCTCGAGAGAGCCGACCTCGAACGGGTCGCCCAGGTGGTCGGACTGGACCAGGCGCGCTTTCGCGCCGCCCTCGATAGCCCGCAGGGCATCGCGGAGGTCAAGGCGGACGCCGACCTGGCCCGGACCCTGAAAGTTCGTGGGACCCCGGGCTTCTTCATCAACGGCCGCCGCTTCGAAGGGTACTGGCCCACGCTCTTCTTCGAGCGGATCGTGCTCGAGGAGCTGGGGCGTGCCCGGCTCGAGCTGGCGCGGCGCGGGGGATAG